From the Verrucomicrobiota bacterium genome, one window contains:
- a CDS encoding class I SAM-dependent methyltransferase, whose protein sequence is MANISHLTDGKLPLGSFRSLLERLQEQGGPNPGDYLDLNDLLDGLYSAIQAGRISMEEIRAAWAALGDAGTSPNTCQGFVWCKPHGYAGDFEIIERIYQHWISPDANLARWDHYFHSLAAPQAVRNRKDYFHNWLRQKAAHNGHREKRILNLASGPGRDLFEWCTHDPQNGFLFDCVDSDANAIQYANNLCAAFSERIVFHHNNAFRFWPHQQPHLIWSGGLFDYLDDQQFSRLLCRLYRFLAPAGEMVVGNFSAKNPTRCYMEIGNWLLNHRSSDQLKLLARQADIPDEAIQVKSEPLNVNLFLHVTKPAS, encoded by the coding sequence ATGGCAAACATATCACATTTAACTGATGGCAAATTACCACTTGGCAGTTTCCGTTCGCTTTTAGAGCGATTGCAAGAACAGGGTGGCCCAAATCCGGGTGATTATCTGGACTTAAATGATTTGCTGGATGGTCTGTATTCGGCCATTCAGGCAGGCAGAATTTCCATGGAAGAAATTCGCGCAGCATGGGCTGCACTGGGTGACGCCGGCACCAGTCCCAATACTTGTCAAGGTTTTGTCTGGTGCAAACCGCATGGATACGCCGGAGATTTCGAAATCATCGAAAGAATTTATCAGCACTGGATATCACCAGACGCCAACTTGGCGCGTTGGGATCATTATTTCCACTCCCTCGCAGCACCACAGGCTGTCAGGAATCGAAAAGATTACTTCCACAATTGGTTGCGACAGAAAGCCGCACACAACGGCCACAGGGAAAAGAGAATTCTGAACCTTGCCAGCGGTCCTGGAAGAGACCTCTTTGAATGGTGTACTCATGATCCCCAAAACGGTTTCCTCTTTGATTGCGTGGACTCTGATGCCAATGCCATCCAATATGCGAACAACCTTTGCGCGGCTTTTTCAGAGCGAATAGTTTTCCACCATAATAATGCCTTTCGTTTCTGGCCGCATCAACAACCGCACTTGATCTGGAGTGGGGGGCTGTTCGATTACCTGGATGATCAACAATTTTCCAGACTGTTATGCCGGCTATATCGTTTCCTTGCCCCTGCTGGTGAAATGGTGGTCGGAAACTTCTCTGCCAAGAATCCAACCCGGTGTTATATGGAAATCGGAAACTGGTTGTTAAATCATCGAAGTTCAGACCAACTTAAACTGTTGGCACGTCAAGCTGACATTCCCGATGAAGCTATTCAAGTAAAGAGTGAACCGTTGAACGTGAATCTGTTTTTGCATGTGACAAAACCGGCATCGTGA
- a CDS encoding cellulase family glycosylhydrolase → MRLPYLTLAAGLMALAACSIVAAEPQNPAEITGGLRDTSNIPKEFIRRQGTRLVAGPGDQPVLLQGVCFGNQVWGNPKTPPATHHDEADFQRVRDMRMNVIRFYLNYALFEDDRAPYTYKPAGWEWLDRNIQWAKKHGIYLILNMHYPQGGFQSNGDGLALWDNSENQNRLTALYRAIAEHCRQEPTVAAYDLVNEPVVSKALEQWRSLAVRLTEAIRSVDRNHLIIVERLNAIKGQWKNDENMNFFLLNDANLMYTFHFYSPIEYSHQTTSWTGLPEDGSYPDPIIMPPSDTTWCGASFGNAVLPAGDTDWKEYVGEMFLAKDPKFMTAKPALVGASNHGSAWFGDFVVKEFDANRSLLRVLWATNVTSMKNASFWSKNKSGKCQLAPGAGPQGRSALEIQGTTDDSNYALNIYRFKVTPGHYYQLNGFMKGRQVSPGARCMFRLDFETSPSGGRIMTRNREYLAAELKQYLDWGKRNNVPLYVGEWGLFKRCFDEGKGGLNWVSDMMSLLTEAEVHFTYHTYHETGFGLYYYDSNTLPDPAKANTGLIKLFTQRPVK, encoded by the coding sequence ATGCGTTTACCATATTTGACCTTGGCCGCAGGCCTGATGGCGCTGGCCGCGTGTTCCATCGTTGCCGCCGAACCGCAGAATCCCGCTGAGATCACCGGCGGTTTGCGGGACACCAGCAATATCCCCAAAGAGTTCATCCGGCGACAGGGCACCCGGCTGGTCGCGGGGCCGGGGGATCAGCCCGTCCTGCTGCAAGGGGTCTGCTTCGGCAACCAAGTCTGGGGCAACCCGAAGACACCCCCCGCCACGCATCATGACGAGGCGGATTTCCAGCGCGTGCGCGACATGCGGATGAACGTCATCCGCTTCTACCTGAATTACGCGCTGTTTGAGGATGACCGGGCGCCCTACACCTACAAGCCCGCCGGCTGGGAATGGCTGGACCGCAACATTCAATGGGCGAAAAAGCACGGCATCTACCTGATCCTGAATATGCACTATCCGCAGGGCGGTTTCCAATCCAACGGCGACGGCCTGGCGCTGTGGGATAATTCGGAAAACCAGAATCGGCTCACGGCGCTGTACCGGGCCATCGCGGAGCATTGCCGCCAGGAGCCCACGGTGGCGGCCTACGACCTGGTGAATGAACCGGTGGTTTCCAAGGCGCTGGAGCAATGGCGCTCGCTGGCGGTGCGGTTGACGGAGGCAATCCGCTCCGTGGACCGCAATCACCTGATCATCGTGGAGCGGCTGAATGCCATCAAGGGCCAGTGGAAGAACGATGAGAATATGAATTTCTTCCTGCTGAACGACGCCAACCTGATGTACACCTTTCACTTCTATTCCCCCATCGAATACAGCCACCAGACAACCTCCTGGACCGGCCTGCCGGAGGATGGCAGCTACCCGGACCCGATCATCATGCCGCCCTCGGACACCACCTGGTGCGGCGCCAGCTTTGGCAACGCGGTGCTGCCTGCCGGGGACACGGATTGGAAGGAATACGTGGGCGAGATGTTCCTGGCGAAGGATCCGAAGTTCATGACCGCCAAGCCCGCCTTGGTGGGCGCGAGCAACCACGGCAGCGCGTGGTTCGGGGATTTTGTGGTGAAGGAATTCGATGCGAACCGCAGCCTGTTGCGCGTGCTGTGGGCCACCAACGTCACCTCCATGAAAAACGCCTCATTCTGGAGCAAGAACAAGAGCGGCAAATGCCAGCTCGCGCCGGGAGCCGGGCCGCAGGGCCGCAGCGCCCTGGAAATCCAGGGAACGACCGATGACTCGAACTACGCGCTCAACATCTACCGCTTCAAAGTCACGCCGGGCCATTATTACCAGCTCAACGGGTTCATGAAGGGCCGCCAGGTGTCCCCCGGCGCGCGCTGCATGTTCCGCCTGGATTTTGAAACCAGCCCCTCTGGCGGCCGCATCATGACGCGCAACCGGGAATATCTTGCCGCCGAACTGAAGCAATATCTGGACTGGGGCAAGCGCAATAACGTGCCGCTCTATGTCGGCGAATGGGGGCTGTTCAAGCGGTGCTTCGACGAGGGCAAGGGCGGCCTGAACTGGGTGAGCGACATGATGAGCCTGCTCACCGAGGCCGAAGTACATTTCACGTATCACACCTATCACGAGACCGGTTTTGGCCTGTATTACTACGACAGCAATACTCTGCCCGATCCCGCCAAGGCCAATACGGGATTGATCAAACTGTTCACGCAGCGCCCCGTAAAATAA
- a CDS encoding AI-2E family transporter — MNFPPPTEKQARVLWFSLTTLAIVLVLAIVGGLLWGLGWIIKQLSSVLLPLAMAGVLACLLDPLVDFFERQLKIPRLRAIALVFMLAVGLMLILLATVVPKLIYESSSLVGDLPATAEKLRVRIQVLLDQTPAGHKIRAEWDTHLGNDFQAWLGKAWPVAGAWIWQQLAKVASWFGLALGLALVPVYTFYFLLEKEGILKRWTDYLPMQESAVKTELVYILRAFNDCLVAFFRGQILVSLCSAILLTIGYLLLGLDYALLLGALAVCLGIVPYLGAIISVGLAVALAAVQFQDWLHPLVVIGLFCGVQCAEGLYYSPRIIGTRVGLHPVTIIIAVMVGTTLLGGILGGILAIPVTAALRSIMFRYVWKTSPA, encoded by the coding sequence ATGAACTTCCCACCACCGACCGAAAAACAGGCGCGGGTATTGTGGTTTTCTTTGACCACCCTGGCGATCGTGCTGGTGTTGGCAATCGTGGGCGGATTACTGTGGGGACTGGGCTGGATAATCAAGCAATTGTCCTCGGTGCTGCTGCCCTTGGCAATGGCCGGAGTGCTGGCCTGCCTGCTGGACCCGCTGGTGGATTTCTTTGAGCGCCAGTTGAAGATTCCCCGTCTCCGCGCGATCGCACTGGTATTTATGCTGGCAGTGGGCTTAATGCTAATCCTCCTGGCCACGGTGGTGCCCAAGCTGATCTACGAATCCAGCAGCCTCGTTGGCGATCTGCCCGCCACTGCCGAGAAACTTCGGGTGCGGATCCAGGTTCTGCTGGACCAGACGCCCGCCGGTCATAAAATCCGCGCGGAATGGGACACGCATCTGGGCAATGACTTTCAAGCGTGGTTGGGCAAGGCCTGGCCGGTGGCCGGGGCGTGGATATGGCAGCAGCTCGCCAAGGTGGCCAGTTGGTTTGGCTTGGCCCTGGGCCTGGCATTGGTGCCGGTGTACACGTTTTATTTTCTCCTGGAGAAAGAGGGGATTTTAAAGCGCTGGACCGATTATCTACCCATGCAGGAATCTGCGGTAAAAACCGAACTCGTTTATATCCTGCGCGCATTCAATGATTGCCTGGTGGCATTTTTTCGGGGGCAAATTCTTGTTTCCCTGTGTTCCGCCATCCTGCTGACCATTGGTTATCTCCTGCTCGGGCTCGACTACGCCTTGCTGCTGGGCGCGCTGGCGGTTTGCCTTGGAATCGTGCCATACTTGGGGGCGATCATCAGTGTTGGTCTGGCGGTCGCGCTGGCGGCGGTACAATTTCAAGATTGGTTGCATCCGCTGGTGGTGATCGGCCTCTTCTGCGGGGTGCAATGTGCCGAGGGACTGTATTACTCGCCCCGCATTATCGGGACGCGCGTGGGATTACACCCGGTGACCATTATCATCGCGGTCATGGTGGGTACGACCCTGCTGGGCGGCATTCTGGGCGGTATCCTCGCGATTCCCGTTACCGCCGCTCTCCGCTCCATCATGTTCCGCTACGTTTGGAAAACGTCGCCAGCGTGA
- a CDS encoding SDR family NAD(P)-dependent oxidoreductase, translating to MKLSRINAIITGGSQGLGKAIAAQFVREGASVLLCARDAALLEATRAELQAQAPAGVRVLGQTCDVSVVEQVGNLMTFALAQFGSVQVLVNNAGVYGPMGPTESVDLAEWKRAVEINLYGVLLPCRAIIPHFKQNGRGKIIILSGGGATNPLPNISSYAASKAAVVRLMETLAEELRAHHVDVNAVAPGALRTRLVDQVLQAGPDKVGAAFFAKNKKWAEEGATPLHLGAELCAYLASSESDGITGKLISAQWDPWARLHEYREDLIKSDIYCLRRIVPEDRGKKF from the coding sequence ATGAAACTATCCAGAATCAATGCGATCATTACCGGCGGCAGCCAGGGGTTGGGCAAGGCCATTGCCGCCCAGTTTGTCCGCGAGGGAGCCAGCGTTTTATTGTGTGCGCGCGATGCCGCACTATTGGAGGCGACCCGTGCCGAGTTGCAGGCGCAAGCGCCTGCTGGGGTGCGCGTTCTCGGGCAAACATGCGATGTCTCCGTGGTTGAGCAGGTCGGGAACCTGATGACCTTTGCGCTGGCCCAGTTCGGTTCGGTGCAGGTGCTGGTGAATAACGCGGGGGTTTACGGCCCCATGGGCCCGACGGAATCAGTGGACTTGGCGGAGTGGAAACGGGCCGTGGAAATCAATCTGTACGGGGTCTTGTTGCCCTGCCGCGCCATCATCCCGCATTTCAAGCAAAATGGCCGGGGTAAAATCATCATCCTCTCCGGCGGTGGCGCGACGAATCCGTTGCCTAACATCAGTTCCTATGCAGCTTCCAAGGCGGCGGTGGTGCGGTTGATGGAAACGCTGGCGGAAGAACTTCGGGCCCATCATGTGGATGTGAACGCGGTCGCGCCTGGCGCGTTGCGAACACGGTTGGTGGATCAAGTATTGCAGGCCGGGCCTGACAAAGTGGGGGCGGCGTTCTTCGCCAAAAATAAAAAATGGGCCGAAGAGGGTGCCACTCCGTTGCATCTGGGCGCGGAACTTTGCGCCTACCTGGCGTCCTCGGAAAGCGATGGTATCACAGGAAAACTCATCAGCGCGCAATGGGATCCCTGGGCCCGTTTGCACGAATATCGCGAGGATTTAATCAAATCGGATATTTACTGTCTGCGGCGGATTGTGCCGGAAGACCGGGGTAAGAAATTTTAG
- the argS gene encoding arginine--tRNA ligase produces the protein MIYRQLEQQLRHAVAKILPDADTSSLLVRPCPDPKFGDYQTNALMALAKERKLNPRQLAEQVKAALDVTTLCDAVDIAGAGFLNFRVKPAAMEAALLEVARGTHQFYQPTDRPRTIVLDFSSPNVAKPMHVGHIRSTILGDCLARNFRLLGHRVITDNHIGDWGTQFGKLLVGWKTQLNGVALRADPIAEMERLYKTINAAGDNDPAVLESARQELVKLQGGDEENLRIWKEMIALSQVQFDTIYRRLGVTFDVALGESFYNPRLKTVVQELCDRGLARESDGARCVFSDGSVPPKEDPFLIQRDGEWLPNPCLIQKSDGAANYATTDLATLAYRLETWAPAEIVYVTDGRQQLHFRQIFTTFRRWHPELSDQVRLAHVWFGSILGDDGKPFKTRSGETVKLADLLDEAEERALTVVNQKSPELPEDQRRQIARVVGLGAVKYADLLPNRQSDYVFSWDKMLSLQGNTAPYLQYAYARVRSIFRKARETGVEITECRQLRLGAPEEIALARQLLNFGLVLEAVGQEYRPNFLCNYLYDLSGFFARFYESCPVLKADGPERASRLALCDLTARVLKQGLAVLGIEVVEQM, from the coding sequence ATGATTTATCGTCAACTTGAGCAGCAGTTGCGGCATGCCGTCGCCAAAATTTTACCGGACGCCGATACCAGTTCCCTTTTGGTGCGTCCGTGTCCCGATCCCAAATTTGGTGATTACCAGACCAACGCCCTGATGGCGCTCGCCAAGGAGCGCAAATTGAATCCGCGTCAACTGGCGGAGCAGGTCAAAGCCGCGTTGGATGTGACAACCTTGTGCGACGCCGTGGACATTGCCGGGGCTGGGTTCCTGAATTTCCGGGTGAAGCCCGCCGCCATGGAAGCGGCGCTGCTGGAAGTGGCCCGGGGGACGCATCAATTTTATCAGCCGACCGACCGTCCGCGCACCATCGTTCTTGATTTCAGTTCGCCCAATGTCGCCAAGCCGATGCACGTGGGGCATATCCGGTCCACCATCCTGGGGGATTGTCTGGCGCGAAACTTCCGTTTGCTGGGGCACCGTGTCATTACGGATAACCATATCGGTGATTGGGGCACCCAATTCGGCAAGCTGCTGGTCGGCTGGAAAACGCAATTGAATGGCGTTGCCCTGCGGGCCGATCCCATCGCCGAAATGGAACGGCTGTATAAAACCATCAACGCCGCTGGAGATAATGATCCCGCAGTCCTTGAATCCGCGCGGCAGGAGTTGGTCAAACTCCAGGGCGGCGACGAAGAAAACCTCCGCATCTGGAAGGAAATGATTGCGCTGTCCCAAGTGCAGTTCGACACCATCTACCGTCGGTTGGGCGTGACATTTGATGTCGCCTTGGGTGAAAGTTTTTACAACCCGCGATTAAAGACCGTGGTGCAGGAACTCTGTGATCGTGGGCTGGCGCGCGAAAGCGATGGGGCGCGGTGTGTGTTTTCGGATGGCTCGGTGCCGCCCAAGGAAGACCCGTTCCTTATCCAGCGTGACGGCGAGTGGCTGCCGAATCCCTGCCTCATTCAGAAAAGCGATGGGGCGGCGAATTACGCCACCACCGACTTGGCCACGCTCGCGTACCGGCTGGAAACGTGGGCTCCCGCGGAAATCGTCTATGTCACCGATGGCCGCCAACAACTGCATTTTCGCCAGATTTTTACCACCTTCCGCCGCTGGCATCCCGAGTTGTCTGACCAGGTGCGGTTGGCGCATGTCTGGTTTGGTTCCATTCTGGGTGATGACGGCAAGCCGTTCAAGACCCGTAGTGGCGAGACCGTCAAACTGGCGGATTTGCTGGACGAGGCGGAAGAGCGGGCGTTGACGGTGGTCAACCAGAAGAGTCCTGAACTGCCGGAGGATCAGCGTCGTCAAATTGCCCGGGTGGTGGGGCTGGGCGCGGTGAAATACGCCGACCTGCTTCCCAATCGCCAGAGTGATTACGTGTTCAGTTGGGATAAAATGCTTTCCCTGCAAGGAAATACCGCGCCCTACCTGCAATACGCGTATGCCCGCGTGCGCAGCATCTTTCGCAAAGCCCGGGAGACCGGGGTTGAGATTACCGAGTGCCGGCAATTGCGGCTGGGCGCACCGGAGGAAATTGCGCTGGCCCGGCAATTGTTGAACTTCGGTTTGGTGCTGGAGGCGGTCGGGCAGGAATACCGTCCAAATTTCCTCTGTAATTACCTTTACGACCTCTCCGGTTTTTTCGCCCGGTTTTACGAATCCTGTCCCGTGCTCAAGGCTGATGGCCCCGAGCGCGCCTCCCGTCTGGCTCTGTGCGACCTCACTGCCCGCGTCCTCAAACAAGGCCTGGCCGTGCTCGGTATCGAAGTCGTGGAACAGATGTAG
- a CDS encoding fibronectin type III domain-containing protein → MATDMANGLHELETALGIKQNTEAVLRAAIDAASTGRSDYAGTKSDKKTQNGAVRRADANMRVFLKAARAVLTQRHGYYWNLSWEETGWPDRSTAIPTLVAKRMHLCTSLDMYFTKNPTHEVAEMGVTAAKAKVLFEALAVAREGRREGSTASGQKKITRNAAMKRLRMRMRGLVSELALVLDPLDPRWNAFGLVPPGLPKRPEVPAKLTLTANPPGVVEASWAHAPRTKHYRVFIQIIGEDAEFRHLFNREARDARIPDLPIGKTVKVCVSAVNDAGESQPSEAREIVVG, encoded by the coding sequence ATGGCAACGGACATGGCAAATGGGTTGCACGAGCTGGAGACCGCTCTGGGCATCAAGCAAAACACGGAGGCGGTCCTGCGGGCGGCGATTGATGCCGCCAGCACGGGCAGATCCGACTATGCTGGCACCAAATCGGATAAGAAAACGCAGAATGGCGCGGTGCGGCGTGCGGATGCCAATATGCGTGTGTTCCTGAAGGCCGCGCGGGCGGTGCTCACCCAGCGCCACGGATATTACTGGAATCTGAGTTGGGAGGAGACTGGTTGGCCGGATCGTTCCACGGCCATCCCCACGCTGGTCGCCAAGCGCATGCATCTCTGCACGAGCCTGGATATGTATTTCACCAAGAACCCCACACATGAAGTGGCGGAAATGGGAGTGACGGCAGCCAAGGCCAAGGTGTTGTTTGAGGCGCTTGCGGTGGCCCGGGAAGGTCGGCGCGAGGGTTCAACGGCATCCGGCCAGAAGAAAATCACGCGCAATGCGGCGATGAAGCGGCTGCGGATGCGCATGCGGGGGTTGGTGAGTGAACTCGCCCTGGTGTTGGACCCGTTGGACCCGCGTTGGAACGCGTTTGGGCTGGTGCCGCCCGGTTTGCCCAAGCGCCCGGAGGTGCCCGCGAAACTGACGCTCACGGCCAATCCGCCCGGCGTGGTGGAGGCGAGTTGGGCACATGCGCCCCGCACCAAGCATTACCGGGTTTTCATCCAGATCATCGGGGAGGACGCGGAATTCCGCCATCTCTTCAACCGCGAGGCGCGTGACGCGAGGATTCCCGATCTGCCCATCGGCAAGACGGTGAAGGTGTGCGTCTCCGCCGTCAACGACGCCGGGGAAAGCCAGCCCAGCGAGGCGAGGGAAATTGTGGTGGGGTGA
- the proC gene encoding pyrroline-5-carboxylate reductase, producing the protein MNATLKLGFLGAGKMATALAKGFLNAHLVKPAGLMASDISEAARNHFAAETGAQVTDLNTAVVRFANVLIIAVKPAQVAEVLHEIKPVFTDKHLLISIAAGVTLPKLAGHLANHPRLVRVMPNTPALVGASATAYALGGEAGAEDAQLVQQLFSSVGLALQVNESLLDAVTGLSGSGPAYVYMIIEALSDGGVAAGLPRDKATRLAAQTVLGAAKMVLETGLHPGVLKDQVTSPGGTTIEGVHELEKGGMRAALMNAVRAASDKSRRLGQ; encoded by the coding sequence ATGAATGCCACCTTAAAGCTTGGCTTTTTGGGCGCGGGTAAAATGGCCACCGCGCTCGCCAAGGGATTTCTCAACGCCCATCTGGTCAAACCGGCAGGCCTGATGGCCAGCGATATTTCGGAAGCCGCGCGAAACCATTTTGCGGCGGAAACCGGCGCGCAAGTCACTGACCTTAATACGGCCGTGGTGCGTTTCGCCAATGTGCTGATCATCGCCGTCAAGCCGGCGCAGGTGGCGGAGGTGTTGCACGAGATCAAACCGGTGTTCACCGACAAACATTTGCTGATTTCCATCGCCGCCGGTGTGACGCTGCCCAAGTTGGCCGGCCACTTGGCCAATCATCCGCGCCTGGTGCGGGTCATGCCCAACACGCCGGCTCTGGTTGGCGCTTCCGCCACAGCGTATGCATTGGGCGGCGAAGCGGGCGCGGAAGATGCCCAACTGGTGCAACAGCTCTTTTCCTCGGTCGGTTTGGCCTTGCAAGTCAACGAATCGCTGCTGGATGCCGTCACCGGTCTCAGCGGCAGTGGACCAGCGTATGTGTACATGATCATCGAAGCCTTGAGCGATGGCGGGGTGGCGGCGGGTCTGCCGCGCGATAAAGCGACGCGTCTGGCGGCCCAAACCGTGCTCGGCGCCGCCAAGATGGTACTCGAAACCGGGCTGCATCCCGGGGTGTTGAAGGATCAGGTCACCAGCCCGGGCGGAACCACCATTGAAGGGGTGCATGAATTGGAAAAAGGTGGTATGCGCGCCGCGCTGATGAATGCGGTGCGTGCGGCCTCCGATAAATCGCGGCGGTTGGGCCAGTAA
- a CDS encoding right-handed parallel beta-helix repeat-containing protein, with amino-acid sequence MKQLILTVALLSLVVAEMPAALEVPYDPADATKLFQEAINSGAKQLLVRKMAGPWIVDKLELAGDQEIIFESGVVVLARADAFHGKGDALFTASSRKNLRLIGPGATLQMRRADYAGPAYTKSEWRHLLSLRSCTNVVVEGLALVESGGDGIYLGVDKSGGPNKDIIIRKVGLNRNYRQGISVISAENLLIEDCLLRATAGTPPAAGIDFEPNRPSERLVNCVMRRCLAENNHGLAYDFYLGQLDQTSAPISIRLEECVSRGTNRLSVAFSTRSKNAADVVPGRVEFVNCRFEDSGRAGITISKPAAGPLLRFEHCTLVDPEKSSATNAPIQFASTHGGKIPAGGVEFMDCTLAVDAARPLIDYHNSAGVPLAGISGKLIRENGGQRISRTMDAAWLAELAPPDPFFDLPPPDLNLAALPVAASGAPDKIPPHRVRGKGSYALNVQAHVTARCVVQHRSVGRPQKDKPMSVEIFSPSGKKLRGVKVEPDSAQTIEFESPESGLARLVCDANPGSFTIAAAGNPVFLLPEDGTFHFVSMASDYYFAVSSGSPAFGVKVTGDGTLELVKATLTSPSGKVIWQADAIAKPHSHVVKRGAPEYAGVWKLRLERPTHGTFEDHFLELRGVPPVLALQPDALSTVDK; translated from the coding sequence ATGAAACAACTCATCCTGACCGTCGCCTTGCTGTCACTGGTGGTGGCGGAAATGCCTGCGGCTTTGGAAGTGCCCTACGATCCGGCGGACGCCACGAAACTATTTCAGGAGGCGATCAATTCCGGCGCGAAACAACTATTGGTCCGTAAAATGGCTGGCCCCTGGATCGTGGATAAGCTTGAACTGGCCGGCGATCAGGAAATTATTTTTGAGTCCGGCGTGGTGGTGCTGGCGCGGGCGGATGCGTTTCATGGCAAGGGCGATGCCCTGTTCACGGCCTCTTCGCGGAAAAACCTGCGGCTGATTGGTCCCGGCGCCACGCTGCAGATGCGCCGTGCGGATTATGCCGGTCCGGCCTACACCAAATCTGAGTGGCGCCACCTCCTGAGTCTGCGCAGTTGCACCAATGTGGTGGTGGAAGGCCTGGCGCTGGTTGAGAGCGGTGGCGACGGCATCTATCTGGGCGTGGATAAAAGCGGTGGCCCGAACAAGGACATCATCATCCGCAAGGTGGGCCTGAACCGGAACTACCGGCAGGGCATCAGCGTCATCAGCGCGGAAAATCTGCTGATCGAAGATTGCCTGCTGCGGGCTACGGCTGGCACGCCTCCGGCTGCTGGCATTGACTTTGAGCCGAACCGGCCATCGGAACGCTTGGTCAACTGCGTGATGCGCCGATGCCTGGCGGAAAATAATCACGGGCTTGCCTACGATTTTTATCTTGGGCAATTGGACCAGACGAGTGCTCCCATTTCCATCCGGCTGGAAGAGTGCGTTTCGCGCGGCACGAACCGGCTTTCCGTGGCGTTTTCCACCCGCTCAAAGAATGCGGCGGACGTGGTGCCGGGCCGGGTGGAATTTGTGAACTGCCGTTTTGAGGATTCCGGACGCGCAGGTATCACGATTTCCAAACCCGCCGCCGGGCCACTCCTTCGCTTTGAACATTGCACGCTGGTGGATCCGGAGAAATCGTCTGCCACCAATGCGCCGATTCAGTTTGCTTCGACGCACGGTGGCAAAATACCGGCGGGCGGTGTGGAGTTTATGGATTGTACCCTGGCGGTGGATGCGGCGCGTCCGCTCATTGACTATCATAACAGTGCCGGTGTGCCGTTGGCGGGAATATCGGGAAAGTTGATTCGGGAAAATGGCGGGCAACGAATCAGCCGCACGATGGACGCGGCGTGGCTGGCTGAACTGGCTCCGCCTGATCCGTTTTTTGATCTGCCGCCACCCGATTTGAACCTCGCCGCGTTGCCGGTTGCGGCCTCTGGCGCACCAGATAAAATCCCGCCGCATCGTGTGCGTGGCAAAGGTAGCTATGCCTTGAATGTTCAGGCGCATGTAACCGCGCGTTGTGTTGTGCAGCACCGCTCCGTGGGGCGTCCACAAAAGGATAAGCCGATGTCGGTGGAGATTTTCTCGCCCTCTGGAAAAAAGCTGCGGGGCGTCAAAGTGGAACCCGACTCGGCTCAGACCATTGAGTTTGAATCCCCTGAATCCGGCCTGGCGCGTCTGGTTTGTGATGCCAATCCGGGATCCTTCACAATTGCAGCGGCGGGTAATCCGGTGTTTCTGCTTCCTGAGGATGGAACATTCCATTTCGTCAGCATGGCCTCCGACTATTACTTTGCGGTGTCATCCGGCTCGCCCGCCTTTGGCGTCAAAGTGACTGGTGACGGCACGCTCGAACTGGTGAAAGCCACGCTGACCAGTCCGTCCGGAAAAGTCATCTGGCAGGCCGATGCCATTGCCAAACCGCACAGTCACGTGGTGAAGCGCGGCGCGCCGGAATATGCGGGCGTGTGGAAACTCCGATTGGAAAGACCCACCCACGGTACGTTTGAAGATCACTTCCTGGAACTGCGCGGCGTACCGCCCGTCTTGGCGCTGCAACCGGACGCCCTGTCCACGGTGGATAAATGA
- a CDS encoding PTS sugar transporter subunit IIA, which translates to MELGDILSKEQIVTDLKATNRWEAIDELINLLVSTGKIKAEHRDAISAVVKKRETSMSTGIGFGIGIPHASTDLIYEVTGAMGRSTKGVNFDSLDNHPVHLVMLFLVPQGQFQKHLHTLANIAKLLHRRELRQALEQAPDPQAMLDLIKAQGKK; encoded by the coding sequence ATGGAACTCGGCGACATACTTAGCAAAGAACAGATCGTCACAGACTTGAAAGCCACCAACCGTTGGGAGGCGATTGACGAACTCATTAACCTATTGGTCTCCACCGGGAAGATCAAAGCCGAACATCGGGACGCCATTTCCGCCGTGGTCAAAAAACGGGAAACCTCGATGAGCACCGGTATTGGTTTTGGCATCGGGATTCCGCACGCGTCCACGGATTTGATTTATGAGGTGACGGGAGCCATGGGGCGCTCCACCAAAGGGGTTAATTTTGATTCGCTCGACAACCACCCCGTACACTTGGTGATGCTATTTCTGGTGCCGCAAGGACAGTTCCAAAAGCATCTGCACACGCTCGCGAACATCGCCAAATTGCTTCACCGACGGGAATTGCGCCAGGCCTTGGAGCAAGCACCCGATCCGCAGGCCATGCTTGATCTCATCAAGGCGCAGGGGAAGAAATAG